In Carya illinoinensis cultivar Pawnee chromosome 16, C.illinoinensisPawnee_v1, whole genome shotgun sequence, a single window of DNA contains:
- the LOC122299163 gene encoding alpha-dioxygenase 2-like isoform X2 — protein MINYCPFRLISLIDLKSQKKQETLPFFQHIMEFSDLFSSPFVHPQLQHLVAKMTLLDSFLFYVVHFVDKLGIWHRLPVLLGVAYLGIRRHLHQHYNMLHVGGINGQAYDADEFAYRTADGTCNHPSDDKVGSQGTFFGRNMPPSTSRYGLLEPHPTVVATKLLARKEFIDNGDQFNMIACSWIQFMIHDWIDHLEDTEQVEISALDQEISSSECPLNSFKFFKTKKIPTGSPHPKIGSLNTRTPWCVIYGNNNEGMKRVRTFKDGKLKISEDGLLQHDEKGIPISGDVRNCWAGFSLLQALFVKEHNAICDMLKVHYPDLVDEQLYRNARLVTSAVIAKIHTIDWTVELLKTDTLLAGMRINWYGLLGKKFKDLFGHILGPILSGLVGLKKPRDHGVPYSLTEEFVSVYRMHSLLPDNFVLRDITSSTSEDKCPPVLEEVPMRKLVGSEGERSLSRIGMEQMLVSMGHQACGAVTLWNYPSWMRNLVAHDINGEDRLDPVDMATMEIYRDRERGVARYNEFRRNLLMIPISKWEDLTDDDDAVDALRELYGDDMEKLDLLVGLHAEKKIKGFAISETAFFIFLLIASRRLEADRFFTTNFNCKTYTEKGLDWVNKTETLKDVIDRHFPDMTRKFMRCSSVFSVWNSMPTPANYLPLYLRSASK, from the exons ATGATCAATTATTGTCCTTTCAGACTGATCAGTTTAATTGAtctaaaatctcaaaaaaagCAGGAAACTCTCCCTTTCTTTCAGCATATTATGGAATTCTCTGATCTATTCTCTTCACCCTTCGTCCACCCACAACTTCAGCATCTCGTTGCCAAAATGACCCTCCTAGACTCTTTTTTGTTCTAT GTTGTGCATTTCGTGGACAAGCTGGGGATATGGCATAGACTTCCAGTACTTCTTGGAGTTGCTTATTTAGGGATCAGAAGACACTTGCACCAGCATTATAATATGTTGCATGTCGGAGGAATCAATGGCCAGGCGTATGATGCCGATGAATTCGCCTATCGGACAGCGGACGGAACATGCAATCACCCTAGTGATGACAAAGTGGGTAGCCAAGGAACCTTTTTTGGTCGGAACATGCCTCCATCAACTTCACGATATGGG CTGCTAGAGCCTCATCCAACAGTAGTAGCCACAAAGCTTTTGGCGAGGAAAGAATTCATCGACAATGGAGATCAATTTAACATGATAGCCTGCTCATGgattcagttcatgattcatgACTGGATTGATCATTTGGAGGACACTGAACAG GTGGAAATCAGTGCTCTTGATCAAGAGATTTCAAGTAGTGAGTGCCCCTTGAattcattcaaattttttaagacCAAAAAAATACCCACAGGCTCGCCTCATCCAAAGATTGGCTCTTTGAATACAAGGACTCCTTGGTG TGTGATTTATGGGAATAACAATGAGGGCATGAAAAGGGTGAGAACATTCAAAGATGGAAAGTTGAAGATCTCAGAAGATGGGCTTCTTCAGCATGATGAGAAAGGTATTCCTATCTCAGGCGATGTACGAAATTGCTGGGCTGGCTTTTCTCTTCTACAAGCCTTATTTGTCAAAGAACACAATGCTATATGTGATATGCTAAAA GTACATTATCCTGATCTGGTTGATGAGCAGCTGTATAGGAATGCCAGATTGGTGACCTCAGCTGTCATTGCTAAAATTCACACCATCGATTGGActgttgaactcttgaaaacGGATACTCTTCTGGCAGGGATGAGGATCAACTG GTATGGGCTTTTGGGGAAGAAGTTCAAGGATTTATTTGGACATATTCTGGGACCAATTCTGAGTGGATTAGTTGGTCTTAAGAAGCCGAGAGATCATGGTGTTCCCTATTCATTGACTGAAGAGTTTGTTAGCGTCTACAGAATGCATTCACTTCTTCCCGATAATTTTGTCCTCAGGGACATCACATCTTCAACTTCAGAGGACAAATGCCCTCCTGTACTAGAAGA GGTGCCTATGAGGAAATTGGTGGGTAGTGAAGGAGAGAGAAGCCTATCAAGAATTGGAATGGAACAAATGTTGGTGTCAATGGGTCATCAGGCTTGTGGGGCAGTCACATTATGGAACTATCCATCATGGATGAGAAACCTAGTAGCCCATGATATTAATGGTGAAGATAGATTGGATCCAGTTGATATGGCAACTATGGAAA TTTATAGAGATAGGGAGAGAGGAGTTGCTAGATACAATGAGTTCAGGAGGAACTTACTAATGATTCCTATTAGCAAGTGGGAAGATTTGACAGACGATGATGATGCTGTTGATGCACTCCGTGAGTTGTATGGAGATGATATGGAGAAGCTTGATCTGCTGGTTGGCTTGCATGCAGAGAAGAAGATCAAAGGATTTGCAATCAGCGAGACtgctttcttcatcttcctgCTAATTGCTTCAAG GAGGCTAGAAGCTGATCGCTTTTTCACAACCAATTTCAACTGCAAGACTTACACAGAGAAAGGCCTAGATTGGGTTAACAAGACTGAGACTTTGAAGGATGTGATCGATCGGCACTTCCCTGATATGACGAGAAAATTTATGAGGTGTTCCAGTGTATTCTCAGTGTGGAATTCAATGCCAACTCCGGCTAACTATTTACCCTTGTACTTACGATCGGCTTCAAAATGA
- the LOC122299163 gene encoding alpha-dioxygenase 2-like isoform X3, translated as MINYCPFRLISLIDLKSQKKQETLPFFQHIMEFSDLFSSPFVHPQLQHLVAKMTLLDSFLFYVVHFVDKLGIWHRLPVLLGVAYLGIRRHLHQHYNMLHVGGINGQAYDADEFAYRTADGTCNHPSDDKVGSQGTFFGRNMPPSTSRYGLLEPHPTVVATKLLARKEFIDNGDQFNMIACSWIQFMIHDWIDHLEDTEQVEISALDQEISSSECPLNSFKFFKTKKIPTGSPHPKIGSLNTRTPWWDGSVIYGNNNEGMKRVRTFKDGKLKISEDGLLQHDEKGIPISGDVRNCWAGFSLLQALFVKEHNAICDMLKVHYPDLVDEQLYRNARLVTSAVIAKIHTIDWTVELLKTDTLLAGMRINWVPMRKLVGSEGERSLSRIGMEQMLVSMGHQACGAVTLWNYPSWMRNLVAHDINGEDRLDPVDMATMEIYRDRERGVARYNEFRRNLLMIPISKWEDLTDDDDAVDALRELYGDDMEKLDLLVGLHAEKKIKGFAISETAFFIFLLIASRRLEADRFFTTNFNCKTYTEKGLDWVNKTETLKDVIDRHFPDMTRKFMRCSSVFSVWNSMPTPANYLPLYLRSASK; from the exons ATGATCAATTATTGTCCTTTCAGACTGATCAGTTTAATTGAtctaaaatctcaaaaaaagCAGGAAACTCTCCCTTTCTTTCAGCATATTATGGAATTCTCTGATCTATTCTCTTCACCCTTCGTCCACCCACAACTTCAGCATCTCGTTGCCAAAATGACCCTCCTAGACTCTTTTTTGTTCTAT GTTGTGCATTTCGTGGACAAGCTGGGGATATGGCATAGACTTCCAGTACTTCTTGGAGTTGCTTATTTAGGGATCAGAAGACACTTGCACCAGCATTATAATATGTTGCATGTCGGAGGAATCAATGGCCAGGCGTATGATGCCGATGAATTCGCCTATCGGACAGCGGACGGAACATGCAATCACCCTAGTGATGACAAAGTGGGTAGCCAAGGAACCTTTTTTGGTCGGAACATGCCTCCATCAACTTCACGATATGGG CTGCTAGAGCCTCATCCAACAGTAGTAGCCACAAAGCTTTTGGCGAGGAAAGAATTCATCGACAATGGAGATCAATTTAACATGATAGCCTGCTCATGgattcagttcatgattcatgACTGGATTGATCATTTGGAGGACACTGAACAG GTGGAAATCAGTGCTCTTGATCAAGAGATTTCAAGTAGTGAGTGCCCCTTGAattcattcaaattttttaagacCAAAAAAATACCCACAGGCTCGCCTCATCCAAAGATTGGCTCTTTGAATACAAGGACTCCTTGGTG GGATGGCAGTGTGATTTATGGGAATAACAATGAGGGCATGAAAAGGGTGAGAACATTCAAAGATGGAAAGTTGAAGATCTCAGAAGATGGGCTTCTTCAGCATGATGAGAAAGGTATTCCTATCTCAGGCGATGTACGAAATTGCTGGGCTGGCTTTTCTCTTCTACAAGCCTTATTTGTCAAAGAACACAATGCTATATGTGATATGCTAAAA GTACATTATCCTGATCTGGTTGATGAGCAGCTGTATAGGAATGCCAGATTGGTGACCTCAGCTGTCATTGCTAAAATTCACACCATCGATTGGActgttgaactcttgaaaacGGATACTCTTCTGGCAGGGATGAGGATCAACTG GGTGCCTATGAGGAAATTGGTGGGTAGTGAAGGAGAGAGAAGCCTATCAAGAATTGGAATGGAACAAATGTTGGTGTCAATGGGTCATCAGGCTTGTGGGGCAGTCACATTATGGAACTATCCATCATGGATGAGAAACCTAGTAGCCCATGATATTAATGGTGAAGATAGATTGGATCCAGTTGATATGGCAACTATGGAAA TTTATAGAGATAGGGAGAGAGGAGTTGCTAGATACAATGAGTTCAGGAGGAACTTACTAATGATTCCTATTAGCAAGTGGGAAGATTTGACAGACGATGATGATGCTGTTGATGCACTCCGTGAGTTGTATGGAGATGATATGGAGAAGCTTGATCTGCTGGTTGGCTTGCATGCAGAGAAGAAGATCAAAGGATTTGCAATCAGCGAGACtgctttcttcatcttcctgCTAATTGCTTCAAG GAGGCTAGAAGCTGATCGCTTTTTCACAACCAATTTCAACTGCAAGACTTACACAGAGAAAGGCCTAGATTGGGTTAACAAGACTGAGACTTTGAAGGATGTGATCGATCGGCACTTCCCTGATATGACGAGAAAATTTATGAGGTGTTCCAGTGTATTCTCAGTGTGGAATTCAATGCCAACTCCGGCTAACTATTTACCCTTGTACTTACGATCGGCTTCAAAATGA
- the LOC122299164 gene encoding 3-isopropylmalate dehydratase small subunit 1-like, producing MAASLSCSSNPTFTRVTVSPRSSLSPTVPHFLKFLATTPSHPFRPLTAGSRSSSFSFAAPRASAAAADDDKSSSTSTSFHGICYVVGDNIDTDQIIPAEYLTLVPSKPEEYEKLGSYALIGLPDSYTTRFVEPNETKTKYSIVIGGYNFGCGSSREHAPVALGAAGVAAVVAESYARIFFRNSVATGEVYPLESEGRICEECKTGDTVTIELGESRLINHTTGKEYRLKPIGDAGPVIEAGGIFDYARKTGMIPTISA from the coding sequence ATGGCGGCCTCCCTGTCTTGCTCCTCAAACCCTACCTTCACCAGAGTCACCGTTTCTCCCAGatcatctctctctcccacTGTACCTCACTTCCTCAAATTCCTCGCCACAACCCCATCTCACCCCTTTAGACCCCTCACCGCTGGTTCCCGAAGCTCCTCATTCTCCTTCGCCGCCCCTCGAGCATCCGCCGCCGCCGCCGACGACGACAAGTCATCCTCAACCTCCACCAGTTTCCATGGCATATGCTACGTCGTCGGTGACAACATCGACACCGACCAAATCATCCCCGCCGAGTACCTCACCCTCGTCCCCTCCAAGCCCGAAGAGTACGAAAAACTCGGTTCCTACGCCCTCATCGGCCTTCCCGACTCCTATACCACTCGTTTCGTGGAACCCAACGAGACCAAGACGAAATACTCCATCGTGATCGGTGGCTACAACTTCGGCTGCGGCTCGTCACGTGAGCATGCCCCCGTGGCGCTTGGCGCTGCTGGGGTCGCGGCTGTGGTGGCGGAATCCTACGCGCGCATCTTCTTCAGGAACTCGGTGGCCACGGGGGAGGTGTATCCTCTGGAATCCGAGGGGAGAATCTGTGAGGAGTGTAAGACCGGGGACACGGTGACTATTGAGCTCGGCGAGAGTCGTCTGATCAATCACACGACCGGCAAGGAGTACAGATTGAAGCCGATTGGGGACGCCGGCCCCGTCATCGAAGCCGGTGGCATATTCGATTACGCCAGGAAGACCGGAATGATTCCCACCATTTCGGCTTAG
- the LOC122299163 gene encoding alpha-dioxygenase 2-like isoform X1: MINYCPFRLISLIDLKSQKKQETLPFFQHIMEFSDLFSSPFVHPQLQHLVAKMTLLDSFLFYVVHFVDKLGIWHRLPVLLGVAYLGIRRHLHQHYNMLHVGGINGQAYDADEFAYRTADGTCNHPSDDKVGSQGTFFGRNMPPSTSRYGLLEPHPTVVATKLLARKEFIDNGDQFNMIACSWIQFMIHDWIDHLEDTEQVEISALDQEISSSECPLNSFKFFKTKKIPTGSPHPKIGSLNTRTPWWDGSVIYGNNNEGMKRVRTFKDGKLKISEDGLLQHDEKGIPISGDVRNCWAGFSLLQALFVKEHNAICDMLKVHYPDLVDEQLYRNARLVTSAVIAKIHTIDWTVELLKTDTLLAGMRINWYGLLGKKFKDLFGHILGPILSGLVGLKKPRDHGVPYSLTEEFVSVYRMHSLLPDNFVLRDITSSTSEDKCPPVLEEVPMRKLVGSEGERSLSRIGMEQMLVSMGHQACGAVTLWNYPSWMRNLVAHDINGEDRLDPVDMATMEIYRDRERGVARYNEFRRNLLMIPISKWEDLTDDDDAVDALRELYGDDMEKLDLLVGLHAEKKIKGFAISETAFFIFLLIASRRLEADRFFTTNFNCKTYTEKGLDWVNKTETLKDVIDRHFPDMTRKFMRCSSVFSVWNSMPTPANYLPLYLRSASK; this comes from the exons ATGATCAATTATTGTCCTTTCAGACTGATCAGTTTAATTGAtctaaaatctcaaaaaaagCAGGAAACTCTCCCTTTCTTTCAGCATATTATGGAATTCTCTGATCTATTCTCTTCACCCTTCGTCCACCCACAACTTCAGCATCTCGTTGCCAAAATGACCCTCCTAGACTCTTTTTTGTTCTAT GTTGTGCATTTCGTGGACAAGCTGGGGATATGGCATAGACTTCCAGTACTTCTTGGAGTTGCTTATTTAGGGATCAGAAGACACTTGCACCAGCATTATAATATGTTGCATGTCGGAGGAATCAATGGCCAGGCGTATGATGCCGATGAATTCGCCTATCGGACAGCGGACGGAACATGCAATCACCCTAGTGATGACAAAGTGGGTAGCCAAGGAACCTTTTTTGGTCGGAACATGCCTCCATCAACTTCACGATATGGG CTGCTAGAGCCTCATCCAACAGTAGTAGCCACAAAGCTTTTGGCGAGGAAAGAATTCATCGACAATGGAGATCAATTTAACATGATAGCCTGCTCATGgattcagttcatgattcatgACTGGATTGATCATTTGGAGGACACTGAACAG GTGGAAATCAGTGCTCTTGATCAAGAGATTTCAAGTAGTGAGTGCCCCTTGAattcattcaaattttttaagacCAAAAAAATACCCACAGGCTCGCCTCATCCAAAGATTGGCTCTTTGAATACAAGGACTCCTTGGTG GGATGGCAGTGTGATTTATGGGAATAACAATGAGGGCATGAAAAGGGTGAGAACATTCAAAGATGGAAAGTTGAAGATCTCAGAAGATGGGCTTCTTCAGCATGATGAGAAAGGTATTCCTATCTCAGGCGATGTACGAAATTGCTGGGCTGGCTTTTCTCTTCTACAAGCCTTATTTGTCAAAGAACACAATGCTATATGTGATATGCTAAAA GTACATTATCCTGATCTGGTTGATGAGCAGCTGTATAGGAATGCCAGATTGGTGACCTCAGCTGTCATTGCTAAAATTCACACCATCGATTGGActgttgaactcttgaaaacGGATACTCTTCTGGCAGGGATGAGGATCAACTG GTATGGGCTTTTGGGGAAGAAGTTCAAGGATTTATTTGGACATATTCTGGGACCAATTCTGAGTGGATTAGTTGGTCTTAAGAAGCCGAGAGATCATGGTGTTCCCTATTCATTGACTGAAGAGTTTGTTAGCGTCTACAGAATGCATTCACTTCTTCCCGATAATTTTGTCCTCAGGGACATCACATCTTCAACTTCAGAGGACAAATGCCCTCCTGTACTAGAAGA GGTGCCTATGAGGAAATTGGTGGGTAGTGAAGGAGAGAGAAGCCTATCAAGAATTGGAATGGAACAAATGTTGGTGTCAATGGGTCATCAGGCTTGTGGGGCAGTCACATTATGGAACTATCCATCATGGATGAGAAACCTAGTAGCCCATGATATTAATGGTGAAGATAGATTGGATCCAGTTGATATGGCAACTATGGAAA TTTATAGAGATAGGGAGAGAGGAGTTGCTAGATACAATGAGTTCAGGAGGAACTTACTAATGATTCCTATTAGCAAGTGGGAAGATTTGACAGACGATGATGATGCTGTTGATGCACTCCGTGAGTTGTATGGAGATGATATGGAGAAGCTTGATCTGCTGGTTGGCTTGCATGCAGAGAAGAAGATCAAAGGATTTGCAATCAGCGAGACtgctttcttcatcttcctgCTAATTGCTTCAAG GAGGCTAGAAGCTGATCGCTTTTTCACAACCAATTTCAACTGCAAGACTTACACAGAGAAAGGCCTAGATTGGGTTAACAAGACTGAGACTTTGAAGGATGTGATCGATCGGCACTTCCCTGATATGACGAGAAAATTTATGAGGTGTTCCAGTGTATTCTCAGTGTGGAATTCAATGCCAACTCCGGCTAACTATTTACCCTTGTACTTACGATCGGCTTCAAAATGA